From Rutidosis leptorrhynchoides isolate AG116_Rl617_1_P2 chromosome 3, CSIRO_AGI_Rlap_v1, whole genome shotgun sequence, a single genomic window includes:
- the LOC139900930 gene encoding uncharacterized protein, whose amino-acid sequence MQKPIYFVSKALTGSEINYAPMEKFIYALLLTSRRLRRYFQGHPIHVLTDLPVKHVLNRPEISGRLAKWAIELGSYEKITYLPWTSVKGQVLADYLAEMTGELEVIHEQTQLQPVRGETWDLFTDGASCAKGAGAGLILSSPNGEEHTYALRFNFDATNNEAEYEALLAGLNIVIKLNITKLRAYVDSQLVSNQFNGSFEAHELSMQKYLKLLKETAEKFEHFELAQVSRNQNKKADALSKLVALTFSHFQKQVWVEELPSKAIDGSLVIVAIEEECPNWMNPIIENMRNNILPENKDEARLVRIRSPMYTIESGILYRKSYYGPLMR is encoded by the coding sequence ATGCAGAAACCGATTTATTTTGTAAGTAAAGCACTTACAGGAAGTGAAATTAACTATGCGCCAATGGAAAAATTCATTTACGCACTGCTCCTAACATCAAGACGATTGCGGAGGTACTTTCAAGGACATCCTATTCATGTTCTAACAGATTTGCCAGTTAAGCATGTTCTCAATAGGCCCGAAATATCTGGAAGGCTTGCTAAGTGGGCAATTGAACTAGGGTCTTATGAAAAAATTACTTACTTACCGTGGACTTCTGTGAAGGGACAGGTTTTAGCAGATTATCTTGCAGAGATGACTGGCGAATTGGAAGTAATTCATGAGCAAACGCAATTGCAACCAGTGCGGGGTGAAACgtgggatttatttactgatggtgcaTCGTGCGCAAAAGGTGCTGGTGCGGGTTTGATTCTTTCAAGCCCAAACGGTGAAGAACACACATATGCGCTGCGATTCAATTTTGATGCCACGAATAACGAGGCTGAATATGAGGCGCTGCTTGCGGGATTGAACATTGTAATTAAGCTAAACATCACTAAGTTACGTGCATATGTGGATTCGCAGTTGGTATCTAATCAGTTCAATGGATCTTTTGAAGCACATGAGCTCTCTATGCAAAAGTATTTAAAGTTGCTGAAAGAAACTGCAGAAAAATTCGAGCATTTTGAGCTCGCACAAGTTTCAAGAAATCAAAACAAAAAGGCAGACGCATTAAGCAAGCTTGTGGCTTTAACTTTTTCACATTTTCAAAAGCAAGTGTGGGTGGAAGAGTTGCCAAGCAAAGCAATTGATGGTAGTCTAGTTATTGTGGCAATAGAAGAGGAATGCCCAAATTGGATGAATCCAATTATTGAAAATATGCGCAATAATATACTGCCAGAGAACAAAGACGAAGCAAGATTGGTGCGTATAAGATCACCTATGTACACCATTGAAAGTGGCATCTTATATCGCAAATCTTATTATGGGCCATTAATGCGCTGA